In Sphingobacteriia bacterium, the DNA window AATAAACATTAATCTACAAGCCGAAGCTGTTCAATGCTTTGATCAAGTACTTAAAATAGATGATTCAATAGAAGAAGCCTGGACTAATAAAGGTCTTGCACTTTTAAATTTAAGTAACTTTAGTGAAGCGCTCTATTGCTTTAATCAAGCTTTAAAAATTGACCCTGATTCTCAAATGGCGCAAATTGGTAAAGAGAAAGCTGAAGAAAGCCTTTAATTAATAAGAAAAATATCGATTACAGTAATAATATTATGGCATTCAATTTTCAACTAAAAGTTGAAATATGTTGACTTGGTTTATTGCAAGACATATAGCTTGAATATAATATTTAGGAGCTGAAAATGGCTAAGACACGCATTTCTTACTATGGAATTTATGAAGATATAATTAGAGAATTGATTAGTGATTTAGTAAAACATCCGCTTCTTAAATTGAAAGGGAAGTTTGAAATAGAAGAAGTAATTTATAGTGATGGAGCACATGCATATTTAAACGGAAGAAATAAAATTGCTAAAGAGTCAGTGAATTTAATGGAACAAGTAAGAATTATCGATAATTTAGAAAGTTTTTTTCATGCAATCAATATATTTCCATTTCAGCAATTACAATCAAGCGTTGAAAAAGCTTTAAATATACAAAAAAATTCTTTAGATGATGTATTTGAAAAATTTATGGAAAAAATTAAAAATCGTTCTAATGAATTTATAGAACTACGCTTAAATACTTTAACAAGGTTAACGCTAGAATCTTATCGCTTAACAGTAAAGGAGTTAGAATCGTGTAACGAACAAGATATTATAAATGATAAATATATAATTCAAATAGCTTCAAATCCTCTGCTTAAACTTGCGGTATGGAGAGCAAAAGATAATATATTTCAAAAACAATTATTTAATCTTAAAATTGATTCGGTTAATTTAAATAATTCTAATATTAGTTCCTCAACTCGTTACCAAGAAGAACAAAAACAAAACCAAAAGATGATGCAATATCTATAAGTATCAACTTAGAATTAAATCCTTATTTGACTTCCAAAACATTCATTAATATCCTGAAATAACATTTTTTTAGGAGGCTATGGTTTATGTCTAAAACACGCGTTTCACACTTTGGTGCATTTGATGATATTTTTAAAGAGCTAATTCAGGATCTAACCCAACATTCAAATTTAAAAAGTAATGTAAAAGCAGAAATTGAGCAGATAATATATGGTGATGCAGTACATGAATATAGAGCTGCATATAAAGATATAGCTAGTAAAATACTGGCTACATTTCCGAGTAATGAGGCGCAACAATATAATACAGAACAATTTTATCAGATTGTTCTGTATTCATTTTCTAAAATCCAACCAATTGTTGAAAAAGCTTTTGGTGTAAATCATGGTTTTTTAAATACAATCTTTTTTAGTTTTATAAATAAAATAAATAACCGTGCAAAATTATTAGAACCTTATTTTATTCAAATTGATAATGCAGGACTTGAAGCAAAGTTTAATAAAATAAAAGAGTTAAAGGGCTTGCCACAAAATTTATCACCTGAACAAAATGCAATAATCGGAAAGGCAACTGTCGAGGCTGCATTTGGTAAAGCTGATGAAATTATAAAAAAAATACATAAAGAAAATAAAACACAGTTAGAAGAATTTACAATTAAGCATAAAGAATTTTATAATGAAATTATGCAACTTGCACCACGTATGCCTGCTGTAGTAAATTCGGTTTCTCAAGAAAATGATTCATTACGCAGAAAAGAAGAGACAAAGAAAGCTTGTTGTAATTCCAAACATTTATAAGTGCTTATTTTTGGAGTTTAAAAAATTATGTCTAAAACACGCGTGTCCCATTTTGGTGCTTTTGAAGATATTGTAAGAGAGTTTGTTGGTAAATTAATTTTGCACCCTAGTTTACGAAATAAATCAGTAAAAGAAATTGAATACGTTATTTATAGTGATGCTGTATATGTATATAATGAGGCTGTTAAACAGTTGTTTCAAGGATTCCTTTGGAGTTATCCAGTTCCTGAAAAACCACATTACCCAAAAGAACGATTCTTACATATACATGGAAGTGCTTTAGTTAATATCCAGCCATATGTTGAAAAAATATTTGTAGTAAGTCCATGTTCACTAAACTCTCTTTTTATCGATTTTGTTAAAAAAATGAATAATCGCTTAAGGGAATTAGAGCCTTATTTAATTCAAATTGATAGAGCATGTATTGAGGCTGTATTTAATAAATTTGGATTATCAGTAGCCCCTTTATTATCCATTCCTTCATATAGTGAAACAACTTCTAATCAATTTGCTTCATTATTTAAATTAACTGACGAAATTGCTTCTAAACAATATGAGAAAATGATAAAAGAGCTACAATTAAAAAATGAAGCGTTATTAGAAACATATTTAATAAGAGATAAGCAATTTAAGGAAGAAATCAGTCAGCTTGCATCTCGAGAAATGAAGTTAGAAGTTTTAAAACTAGTTCCTGAACCATTTTATAATCCAAATGATTCAAGCCGCGGTAAAGAAGAAATAAGGCAAAGTGTTGGTATGCGCTGTGTAATACTATAAAATTTATTAAAAAGGAGGAAAATTTAATTTCCTCCTTTTTTAATTTAATTCATGATTACCTTAGTATTATTTTGTACTTTCGGTTTATCTAAATTGTTTCTAAAATTTTGCTCTGCTTGACTAATAATTTTCTCAGTTACTTCACTTAATTCACTAACTACATGATTTGGATTATTAACAAGGTGTTGAGCCGTGAAAGCATAAAGAGAAGGGGTAAAGCCTTTTATTCTTGCTTCTTCAACAATTAAATTAATTAAAAGCTTTTGAACTTCTGGTGTTTTAAGTTCCGCGTGTTCTTTATAATTTTCTAAGCAAATGCTTTTAGCTTTAGCTAAATCAGTTACTTTTAAAGCATTAATGTAATCTAAGAAATTATTAACATTTGTAGGGTCGGTATTAAATAAAACTCTTTTAGCTTTAAGTGGGTCAATTTCTTTTAAAATATTTAAATAATTTTCCAAGAATTCTTTATTTGTTGGCTCAAGAGTGAAAAGTGTTTCATACACCATTAAAGCAAAAATTTTAGTGTCATTTTTAATCAAAGGAATGAATTGTTTTGTAATATTATTAATTAACATTTGAGTAGAATTTGAACTTAGACTTTTCTGACTTATATATAAATTATTATATGAGCTTATAAACTCATTAATTAAATCACATAAAGATATTTCATTGCTATTTAGACTATATTTAATTTCTTTATTTTCTTGAGCATTAAAATAAGTAAAAGCATCATATATAGTAAGGTAATATGGTAATTTATATTGTAAAACCGACCATTTTTGAGGCTGGTCAACAAGTAGCAAGTAATTCTCATAACATTCATCGCCTTCTCTAAGGTATCCGTAAGAAGATAGTAAATTTGCTTTAAAATTCCATAGGACAGGATTTTTAGGGTGGAACATAAGAGCGTTATTAAGGCATTTGAGTTCTTCATTAAAAAGTGAATGGATTTTTTGAGTAATGGACGCATGTTCTGATTGAGGAGATCTAGCTTTAAGTTCTTCAGCTCTACCCCTCTCTTTATTTATGTAAGTTGCTTTATCCAACCAAATTTGAGTATTAAGCGGGGTTAGTTTTAAAGCTTCGTTATAGCATTCAATTATTTTTCCAAAATCGTGTTTCCCTAAATTTTTAAGGATATTAATTTTAAGTAGATAAGCTTCAGCGTTTCTAGCAATAGCAAGGGCTTGATCGACGCATACTAAGGCTTTGCCATATCTTTCATCATCCACACATCCTTCATCGACTGCAAATATTTTAGCTTTAAATAAGTATGGTAAAGGTGATTTTGGACTAATTTTACTGGCTCTATCGCAATATTCTAACCCCTCGAATTCTAAATCTTCGGTTATTCCTAAAGCAATAATAACATCTACATAAGTCAAATAGGCAAAGAATGCATCTAATGGATGAGTAGCGCATTTTATAGCATTTTCAATTACTTCCTGTGCTTCATATTTTTGACCATCACTAATAAAATAACTACCATTTTGTGGTTTTAAAAGTATTTTAGTTTTAAGGATTAAAGCTATGGAATATTTAGGATCAACGCTTAAAGTTTCATTTACTAATTTTAAGGCTTCTTCATATCTCTGACCTAAAAACGAAATCTGCGCCTTAATTAAATAATGATCTTTAGGATCGTTTGCCGATTTTACTAATGCACTATTTGCAAGATTTAAAAATTGATTTTTGTTTTTTAAATTAAGATTTTCTAAAAAGTAGATTGTTTCCCACATTTTTCCTAGCATTTTATTTTCTCCTAACACATTTTTAAGTTAATATTATTCGTTTGTTTAGTTTCGGCTACATGTCTAAATTTTTGCTCTGCTTGATTAATAATTTTCTCTGTAACTTCACTTAATTCACTAACTACTTGATTTGGATCATTAACAAGACGTTGAGCTGCGAAAGCATAAAGTGAGGGGGTGCGTCCTTTTATTCTTGCTTCTTCAACAATTAAATTAATTAAAAGCTTTTGAACTTCTGGTGTTTTAAGTTCCGCGTGTTCTTTATATTTGCTTAAGCAAATTCTTTTAGCTTTAGCTAAATCAGTTACTTTTAAAGCGGTTATATAATCAACAAGATAAAGAGCGTTTGTCGGTTCGTTATTATATAAAACTCTTTTAGCTTTAAGTGGGTCAATTTCTTTTAAAACATTTACATAATTTTCTAAAAATTCTGGGTTTGTTGGCTCAAGAGTGAAAAGCGTTTCGTATATAATAACCGTAGCAATTTTATAATCAGTTTTTAAACGATGAGCAAATTGTTGCTGAATGCTTTCTGTAAGACCTTGATTATTAAATAAACCAATTTGAGGGTAGAGACCTAATAATTGAAAGCTTTTTATTTTTAAATGAGTTGATAATGCTTGTGGAATTTCAAGACATAATAAACTTTCATCAAGGCTTAGTTTTTTACCTTCTTGATTTGCGTACATTTTAAGATAGTTTTGAATTTTTTGGCTTAAAAATTTAATTTTTTCATCTGCATTTGATAATAATATTAAATTTTCAAAACATTCATCAGCTTTTTGGTAATTTTCTTTATTAGATAATATTTTAGCTCTAGACTCCCAAACGTGACTTTTTGTAGGATTATGTTTGATTGCTTTATCAAAACACTCAAGTGCATTATCAAGAAATTTAGTTTCTAATTCACCTTTTTGTTCATAATAATTGCCTTTTGCAGACCAAACTTCAAAGCTTTTTGGTGCAAGTGCTGCGGCTTCTGAATAACATTCTAATATTTGTATTTCTGAATAACCAAGATTTTCAAAAATTTTTGCTTTAAGTAAATAAGCTTCTAGAGAAATTTCTTTTTCAAGTGATTTATTTATTATTTGTAGTGCTTGAAGTTGTGTTTCTCTTTCATTAGGATTTAAAGCATAAATTTGAGCTTTATAAAAATAACCTAAGTAAGATTCAGGGTTAATTGCAATAGCCCTATCACAATATTCTAAAGCCTCTTCTCCACTAATAAGTATACCGGCATATGTGAGATATGCATAAAATTTATCAATTGGTTCTTCTACCACTAGTAATAATTGCTGTATAACTTCTTTAGCTTCATTAAATTTATAAAGCTCACTAAGAATTTCTGCTTTAAATTGTAACGAAATGGGACAAGAAGGATCATGTTTTAAGGCTTCTTCGATAAATTTTAAGGCTATTTCAGTATTTGATTGGGAATTAATAAAAGCTTTTATTAAACAAATATTTTTAGGGTCGGTTTCCGATTTTATTGCATCGAACGCATAATCGAAGAATTCTTCTCTATTTTTTAAGCTAAGCTCTTCTAGTTTTTTAAAAATTTCTCTAATATTTCCTGACATTTTGTTACCATATGTTAATTTTTACGAAATATTAATTAATTTTAGGTTAAAAGGCAAGGTGAAAGAAAGGGTAATAAATAATTAGTTTAATTATCAATAGGTTATTGCTAATTAAATATTTTAAAGAATAATTGGAAAAATTGGAGCGGGTAATGAGATTCGAACTCACGACTTCAACCTTGGCAAGGTTGCGCTCTACCCCTGAGCTATACCCGCATAAATATGCTTTGTGTTTGATATGTATACAAAACTATAAAAAACATTGCAAGAGGTTTTTTTATAGTTTTTTAAATCCTGTAAAACTCTTGAAAATAATAGATTAATTATAATTTAGGAATTTTTGATATAACGCTTTTAATAGCCTCAGCATTTGAGCGATGAGCGCTAGAGCTTATAAAATTATTTATAGGTTCAGAGGGCCTTATAAAATCTGCTGCTTTTAAAAGTAAAGAAGCGCAAATATTTCTCACAAGCCTTGTTCTAAGTACTAAAGCAATAGGAATGGATGCTAATAGAATACGAAGTATAGGAACTATAGACCATGGAAGAAGTTTTTTTATTTCTTTATTTTCTGTAAGCTCGCGAGCATTTGCGCCAAGCCAAGGAAGAAACC includes these proteins:
- a CDS encoding tetratricopeptide repeat protein; the encoded protein is MSGNIREIFKKLEELSLKNREEFFDYAFDAIKSETDPKNICLIKAFINSQSNTEIALKFIEEALKHDPSCPISLQFKAEILSELYKFNEAKEVIQQLLLVVEEPIDKFYAYLTYAGILISGEEALEYCDRAIAINPESYLGYFYKAQIYALNPNERETQLQALQIINKSLEKEISLEAYLLKAKIFENLGYSEIQILECYSEAAALAPKSFEVWSAKGNYYEQKGELETKFLDNALECFDKAIKHNPTKSHVWESRAKILSNKENYQKADECFENLILLSNADEKIKFLSQKIQNYLKMYANQEGKKLSLDESLLCLEIPQALSTHLKIKSFQLLGLYPQIGLFNNQGLTESIQQQFAHRLKTDYKIATVIIYETLFTLEPTNPEFLENYVNVLKEIDPLKAKRVLYNNEPTNALYLVDYITALKVTDLAKAKRICLSKYKEHAELKTPEVQKLLINLIVEEARIKGRTPSLYAFAAQRLVNDPNQVVSELSEVTEKIINQAEQKFRHVAETKQTNNINLKMC